The Suncus etruscus isolate mSunEtr1 chromosome 15, mSunEtr1.pri.cur, whole genome shotgun sequence genome contains the following window.
aaccgcggtccttccttggctagcgcttgcaaggcagacaccttacctccagcgccacctacccggcccctattcatttattttttggttatttgggtcaaacctggcagtgcacaggggttactcctggctctgtgctcagaaactaatcctagcaggctcagggggccatataggatgccaggattcgaaccatcatctgtcctgaatcgtgtatgcaaggcaaacgccctaccgctgtgctatctctctttttccacatttcccttttttttttttttttttttttgcattccttTCTCAGAGGCAGGACCTCCACTAGTTCCTGGAATAGCTAGAAGGATCAGCATGCCAGAGGGCTAGTTCTctggaagaagaaggaagatcagcatcccacccccacccccaccccccagggagCAGGCGAGCTTTGAGAGCTGAACATAGACCATCTGTCTCTGGTGGGCAAGACTGAGTGCTCGATGCCTCTTGCTGAGATTCAGCCCCCTGATTTCCAGAGCAGGAGGGTGGGCTCTAGGAGTTGTGTCAGACAACAGTCACCCGGCTCCCAGCTATTCCTTCCCAGAATATGCCagagtctgggggtgggggggggaggacagCGGAGACAAGAGTCAGACGGGGAATGTCCTAGAGGAAAGGGCTGAACCTCGCTGAGTGCAGCTGAGGCTTAGAAATGAGAGCTGGGAAATTCCAGCCTCCATCTTTTGAGGAGGTAAAAGCTGGCACAGGGCACGCGGGAACACCCTGAGAGGGCTTCCCCACTATGTGCCCACAAACCACAGGGTACAGCCCCCTTCCCTGAATGCAGCCCAAACAGCGATCTAGTTTAACCTGCAGGTGGAAGTGCCTATTTGGTCCCCACAAGGCTATCTCCCTCTGATCCCTTACCCCTGACCCCTGACCCCACAGCTGACTCCCCTGTGACCTGTTTCTGCCAGTTGCTCTGACGTTGCAACTTCCTTTGCTTCCTCTCCTGCCTCTCCCAAAGGCCCCCAGGTGCAGCCACAGGACACCTGTCTCCAGAGAGTGAGTGCCTCTGTCCACAGGCTTGGGCAGCCTCTCCCTCTGTGACTTCTCCCTGCCCCACATTCCCCGGAGGTCATGGAGGGCAAGTTACACTGCAAAAGACCAACACGCACCAGGCCCCCTGGAGCCAAGCATCCTCCAGgatcaaatgaatgaatgattaaATGAAGGAatgagggccctgagagatagcacagcagcgtttgccttgcaagcagccgatccaggacctaaggtagttggttcgaatcccggtgtcccatatggtcccccgtgcctgccaggagccatttctgagcagacagccaggagtaacccctgagcactgccgggtgtggccccccccaaaaaatgaaggaATGGATGGACAGCAAGAGAATGAAGGAATGAGCAAATGAGTAACTGAATGAATGACTGGATtctgtgtgaatgaatgagtgaacgaatgagtgaataaatgaatgagtgataGAATGAATGACtgaattctgtgtaaatgaatgagtgaatgaacaaTGAGTGATAGAGTGAATGACTGAatatgtgagtgaatgagtgaacaaatgagtgaataaatgaatgagtgatagaataaatgattaaatgaatGTGTGAATGAGTGGATGAACAAATGAGTGAATGTTGAATGAAAAACTGAATTAATGTATGAATGAATGACAATAAATGAATGCAGCTGTGGGCATTTACCCGACCAGGGCCCTCTCCTATTGAGGTCGAGCTGTCCTCTGACCCCAGCCCTCAGCATGGTCCTGACCCCGCCCTCCTGCCTGACAGGAGGCAGGTGAGGTGGGGAGACCCTGGCGAAGCCCAGTTGGGCAGTGTTGGCACAACTCTGGGAACCGCTAGCTGGGTCTCCTCTCTGACCCTCCCCCTGGTCTCCACCCCACCTGCTTCCCAAGAAGCCCGCCCACACCCCCAACTAACCTACCATCATCTGGGAAATCTCCCACAGGAGAGTTGGGGGCCGGGGAGCCAGCAGGGATTGGATGGATGGGCAAGGCTCCAGAGCACTGGCTTAGCTGCAGGTATCAGGAATCCACAGACCAGGGGCCTGGGGAGCTGCCCTCCTGCTAAACTTCTGCCAGGACTCTCCTCCCCCAGATAGCCCTTGGGGTACAGGCAAGGACCCCTGAGAAAGGGGGGCAGCCAGGCTCTGCCAGAACCTCAGGATCCAGcatgttggggtggggtgggtgtttTGGAAAGAAGCAGCAGGTGGGGTGGAGACCAGGGGGAGGCCCAGAAATGAGACCCTGCTGGGGGTATCACCGGAACTGTgattaatttttgttcatttgtctatTCGCTCATTTGCAGAATTCACtggttcactctttttttttttttttttttggtttttgggccacacccggcagtgctcagggattactcctggctgtctgctcagaaacagctcctggcaggcacgggggaccatatgggacaccgggattcgaaccaaccacctttggtcctggatcggctgcttgcaaggcaaacgccactgtgctatctctctgggccctgttttggattttgggccacacctggcggtgctcagggattactcctggctgtctgctcagaaatagctcctggcaggcacgggggaccatatgggacactgggattcgaaccaaccacctttggtcctggatcggcgcttgcaaggcaaacaccgctgtgctatctctccgggccccactggttcactcttatgttcattcaCTTATTCTTTCATTCACTCACTCCATTCAATCACCTGTTCATTTATGCACTCACTCATTCATAcaatcattcactcattcattcaatcAATCACTTGTTCATTCATTCTCTCATCCACTCACATTCATTCATACTCActtttattcattcatgtatTTATTGATTACCCCTCTCATTCATACACGAAATTACTCATTAATTCACTTCATCACTCATtgattaattcattaattaattcaCTCATACATGTGATCActggttcattcattcattcattcactcacttatccacacattcattcactcattcattcattcactcactcactcactcactcactcacacacattcaTCTGCTCACTTTCAATCATTCACTCAGTATGATTCACAAAAGGTCCACTAAGCACCAGGCTTAGTAATCAGACAGTTGAAgtgccccttccttccctccctgagTGGAGACTGGGGGGGCCATGTAAACACTCATCAGGATCCAGAGGGGCAGTGAGGAGGTAACAGTGCCCTGATAGCCAGAGAGCCCTGCAGAGCAGATGCCCATCTTTCCCCAAAGTGGGGTGCTCACTGTCACAGAAAGAAGGTCTCCCCTCTACAGCCTCAGAGTAGCCCTCCAGGTACTGCTGGCTCCTTGTGTCCTCACTGAGCTGGAGGCTGGTCCCACCAGCTCCGCTATCCCTAAGCAGCAGATTTATTTATGGCACGTCTGATTCTGAAAAGTTCTGCCTGAGTCATTTGTTCTTGTCCTGAAAGGCTCTGCAGGTGAAGGGAGAGCGCATGAGGCTCCAggaagagctggtctccaggGGTCCCTGCACCCAGGGGGGGTCAGATGGGGTCCCTAGGGACCACACGGACTGAGTCTTGGCTGCGTCCTATATAGGTGGGGCTGGGGGAAAGAGTTAAGCCCCACTAACACTGAGGATGAAGAGCCCCCAGAGCCCCCCCTCTCTTGCTCTCTGCTCTGAGGGGGAGCCTGTCCCTCCCTCTGGGTCCCCACTTGGAGGCCTCAGGCTTTGGGAGCAGGAGAGGAGGCTCAGAGGGAGGGTCCGAGGGAGGAGGCCTCCAGCTGGGCCCCGCGTGTCTGACCACGGGAGCAGGCTCTGGACTCGGGGGCTGGGAACAGACGGTCCTTGGGGCTGGCTCTGCCGCCGGGCTGCTGAGTCACGCTCTCCCGAGGCCGGGCTGAGTCATTTAGCTGATGAATTGCAGCGTCTTATTCACTGTCGCCCCAGCGAGTGGGGGCTGCGAGCCCCACCCCAGAGTCCCCCCCACCCAACGGGACACTCAAGACACTCCAGCTGCTGGAGTGATCAGGAGGCAGTGAGATGGGGGTGACTCCCCCAGGTCTCAAGGAAgggacctggcaggctcagctaGCCGGAAGAGCCTGCTCAGGGCCAGGATCTCGTTGGATCAATGAGCCATGGCTTTGCTTTGCTCCTTTCCGTGGAGGCTTCCGGAAGTGAATGGAGGGACAAGAACAGGGCCTGGCTGGCAGCAGAACCGAACTGCACCCCCTGCTCCGAGGGGTCACCCTGGAGACCAGAGTCCAGGTGGCTTAGCAATCAGCCCCCACCGGGCTGGGAGATGATGCAGAGGCCAATCTGGTTTCTGGGTACCAAGCATCGCTGGAGTAGTCCTGAAgacccccatcactattgggtTGACCAGACACTGCAGGTCCAGAGCAAAACCGTCTCTCTGGGCTCCTGCACTGAGCCAAGGTTGGCTGAGAATTACAGATGGAGCCCTTGAATTCTACATGGGACCCATATGTCCTCATAAAGAAACAAGGACTCAAGTGTTTTTTTCTCAGGACTCTGGAAGGAGTCCCCAAAGTTCTGCAGGGTGCTCTGAAGGCAGAGCTGGACAATGGGCTACTCTCAGGGACCTGGGCCCTGCTAgccttatgggatgctgtgagGCCCTGTGTTCTTTCCTGACTACTTCCCTCCACCTAGGAAAGTGGGAACAGTCCAGGCTGTGCCCACTTCACAGGTGGCTCCTTCAGTGACCCCAGTGGAGCCAGGTATGTAGGGGGGTATAAGCCTGGGCCCGCCATTCCCCCAGGGACTTCATGGTATCATCATTCATGCCAGTCAGGGGTGACCTACAGCCAGGCTCCCTCTGACATCTGGGCCCGTAGGTTGCCCTCCCCAACAAACGCACAACACTCTCTGAGAAGAGGTTTGATAGAGTTTTATTGAGTGATAGAGAAAGTTCCAGCTCAAGGGCTCAGCCTGCCAgtccccacccctcacccccataCTCGTCTCAGTCATATGCCCTTCCCTACCTGGTCTCCAAGAGGCTACTCCTGGGGTGCTAGGTGAGGACACCTGGGCCTGTCACCTCCACTTGACAATCAAAGACGCTCCCAGATGTCCTTTGCAAACTCCTGCCAGATCCCCTGAGATCaaccatctggtccccccaggTTTCTGCTCCAGCCACCTCCTTTCTCCCAGCAGAACCCCATTATCCAGCCTCTCTGGCAATCCTGTACCTCAACTGCCCAGGCCCTTAAACACAACTCCACGTGCCCTCCCCAGCCCTCTAACTTTCTCTCCAAGGGTTTGAGACTCAGAGATCTTGACCACTCAGAGATCTTGACCACTCAGAGATCTTGACCACCCACATGCAGGGTGGATACTACAAGACTCAGCAGCCAGCTCCTTCTCTTGCTCCTGCCCATGGACCAGGCCTGGTTTCAGGCAAAAGACCCACTTCCCTACATGGTTAAAAGGCTGGGCTACTCCAGCCCATTTCCAGCTTCTACACAAAGTCTTGTATCATTGGCTTGGAATTTGGTTGCATCAAGTCCCTAGCACTGACTCTTTAAAAAAGACCAACAAGCAGTTTCCTCCAGGGCAGAAAACTTGGGGTTAACAACTCTCACCCCCACCTAAACTTCCCCTATGGAAGGGCCGCTGTACATTCGATGGTCACTGAGTCAGTGGAAACCTTCCCTAACTCTACCTCCAGGTGGCGCAAAATCTATCCCCAAATTGTTTACCCCCTGGGAGCTCCCAACAGCCCAGAGGTGGAGGGTGGACACCTCGGGTCTCAAAAGCCCCTGGACTGACATCGAGACCAGGGTGCTGACACGAAGGGTGCAGGCTCAGCTTACACAGCGATTGTGGCAGGGGAGATGACATCCCGGTCTGGCAAGAGGATTTCAAGCCTCTCATACCTTTCTAAAAAGGCCTTTTCCTGTCAGCCCAGGTTTCCTTTGCACAACCTAGAAAATAGACCAGGAAATGGGACTCCTGCCACATTAATGGACATAGTTCAAAatattgtgtgtgttgtgtgtgtgcgtgtgtgtgtgtgcatgtgtgtgtgcatgtgtgtgtgtgcatgtgtgtgtgtgtgtgtgtgtgtgtgtgtgtgtgtgtgtgtgtgttctgatgCATTGCATGACATGTGCAGCCTGTTATGATGTTTGGGGGAAGGAGGCTACTGTATTTCCCATGCTATTCCTGATTTCCTAACATCTGTAGTCCAACCAGGAACACGGCATCCATGATATCAGGGTTTATCAGGATCCCTGTGACCTACTGAGGACTTTGATCTAGACTTCCTGCTGCTACCCCTGCCTTGTTCCTCTGTGGGAACACGCTGGTATCTCTTTCCAGTTTACAATGCCCACCCACTTGCCCGCAGAACTAGGCAGCTCCAACTCTGAAGGTCCTGTGGGCTCTTCACCTGACCCTTCACCTTGGAAAGCTCAGCTTGGCCCTCAGAGCTCTACTTTGTCCCAGCCCCAACACATCCCACCCCTCCAAGTGAGCAGGAACCCCCAATCTCATCTACGGGAGTCCAGCTGCTTCTTGGTGGCAGTGGGCTGTGTCCACACTGCCCCCTACTGGACATTTCTAGCTGCCAAAGTTCCATGAGTTTGGGAGCTCCAGCGTCCGTCCCTATGGCATATCCCATAGAACTGATGGGAAATCTCTGGAATTCTTACACTGCCCCCACCCTTTTCTCTGGCAGGGATGGAGGGCACAATAATTAACTTGTGCTCAgggccactcccggtggtgcCATGAGGATCCAgcgtcagtcacatgcaaggcaagcaccttacccctgtgctgtgtctctgtctctctctctttaagacattcatttcagggccagagcgatagcacagtggggagggtgtttgccttgcatatggccaacctgaattcGATGTCCattatcccacatggtcccccagcactgccaggagcattgCAGTGTGTGCCCCCAccgaaatcaaaacaacaacaaagactttGTTCTTCCAGACACTCAGGGAGCACCAAGGGGGTCTGACTTGCCCCCTCGAGCCTCAGACATTCACTTTTCATTCTGTTTCATACTTGGTTTCCCAAGTACTTGTTTGGTCCAAACTAGTCGGTGGATTCAGCTAGACTTGTCTTCTACCTCTTCTGGAATGATCTGTCCCCACGGTGGAGGGAAGGGAGACTAACTACCAACCTGAATAAACTTTCCCAAGGCACGACTCAGTCAGGCACCCACTGACCTCTGGGGTCTGACCACCAGGATCTTTCCTCCAGGGGGGCTGCCCTGTCCCCCTTTCATGTCATTGGTGGAAACTGACACCATTATTTGCAAGGCCGGGAGCTTGCCTCTGATGTCGTTTTGGAGAGGTGCCTTTTCAGCAGTAAATATTAAAGCATGCGCCTTACGTCACAAGCAGTAATGAGCAGCCAAAAAAGCGTGGGGATGAATAAGAACAGCTTAAAATAACTCGCAGAAAACCCCATCCATGGGCGCATCTGGAGCCCATTTTCAGCCCAGCCTCGCTCAGACTTCCCTGACTGCCTGTCACTCCATGAGCTTCTGCTCACTCCAGAGACCCGTGATGACAGTCACATCTTCCTCCCCAAAAATAGTTGTCAGGGATTGTCGATCATGAAGGCAGGGCCCTGCAGTTCTAAACCCTTGGGTGCTTAGTCAGCACAGCCCACGATGGTCCCACAGACCCCAGAGCTCATGTGAGCTGGGAAAGCTTTTTCCTTTCACTGCTTTCCCCCAGAACATTTCCTAAAGGGGAAGAAATTCATCttatgccattaaaaaaaaaaatttggaaccggaatgatagcacagaggaaaggGCTTTTGCcatgtacacggctgacccaggttcaattcctggcggcccaatggatcccctgagcctgccaggagtaatttctgagtacagaactaggagtagcccaagcactgttgggtttggtcccaaaacaaaacaaaaaaggaaacaacacAATCTCTTACTGAGTATGGTCCAATATCTCTCCAGGAACTTTTCTCCTACAGGGCCTGGAACCCGTGTCCCTAAGGCTGAGCTGGGAGCATAGGCTCTGGAGTTTGCTCCATGTGGGGCTTATGCTGGGTCAGGCCTCTGATGGTGGCTCTACCTTACTCACATCAATCCTACGTCAGTTTTTCCTCATGCATTTTCCCCTTGAACCTCCCACATTCTTGGATCTGTACACAAGCTCTCTCCCTTAATATCTCCCACTATCCCTCTGCACTTGCCTCAAATCCCCCTGGTTCCTATAAACACTCAGGTTCCCTTAGAGCCTCTCAATACTTCCTATTGCTACCACAGTCGTGCAAAAGGCTTAAACAGCAATGGTCACTGCCCCCCTACTTTATTCCGGCTGCCCCATTCAGCAAAAACTTGTCCTATCCACTGTCCCGGGGTTCTTTACAGCCTAGGCCCTCCTCTGGCTTCTGGGGGTGCCACAGTTTTCCCAGAAATCAAGGACCATGTTCTTCCCATCTTTGGACAGCCCTATGCATGCCAACACGTCTCAGAAGAAATTTTCTAGTAAACCCAGGGAAAAGACAATGAGATTCCAGGATTACCTCACATGTCCAATTAGCTCCCTGGGTGGAGGGACCCCTGGCTCTCGTGCTTCTGCCTTATCACCAGCCTACTGACGTGACATCCAGCCTTTGACCCAGAGTCCGCTCAGCGTCCAGTCACATGTCCCCGAGGCTGACACAGGGGCCTCGGCTTCCTGCTCAGGGCCAGTGGCCGGAGCAAGGAAGTCTCAGGGCTGGCAAGTCCAGTCAGGGCTGACCCTGGCTCTCAGCTTGCAGGGATGTCTTTTTGCACCCCTGTCCCCACTGGGATGGCTTCAAAGGGCACAGAGACCACAAATGCAATCACCTCAGAAATCTAGAAAGAGGGGcgagagcagtggcacaagtgataaggtgtctgtcttgcctgcactagcctaggacagaccatagtttgatcccccggcatcccatatggtccccaagccaggagcaatttctgagagcagagccaggaataacccctgagcgtcaccgggtgtggcccaaaaaatccaaaaaacaaacaaacaaaaaagaaatctagacACAGATGTTAGGGGCACTGATACCCCCAAAAGCAATAGAAATGCTGAACTCATGAGCCCAGCGCATGGTCGCTGGCCATCTGGACGCCTCAGCATGGCTGGGCCAGGCCACCCTTTCCCATCCCCAAGGCAGGGTTGTGGCACTTTGGCACTTGCCACACATGTCTGCCTCTTCCCACCCCCCGGCCCACCCCATTCCTTTAACTGTCTGCAGCTCGAACCTTAAAGACATGGATGGTCCCATTACTGAGGGACACCACGAGGAAGCGGCCATCCACCATGGTGGTGACGCGCGGCTTCTCCAGGCCGTGGTAAGCCGTGAGGAAGTCGCCCAACAGCACCCCCTGGGGGTCGAGGACAACCACTTTGTTGACCTCACGGATGGTCAGGAAGATGTAACCTTTCTTGTCCACTGACACAGAGCCTGGCTGACAGCCGTGCAGGCTGGGCCCTCGGTACTCCCCAATCACCTGGCCCAGCCCGTCACAGACCACCAAGCTATTCTGCTGCCAATCAGACCCCACAAAGTGGCCCTGGTGGGTGGCGGCCAGGAACACGAGAGCCCGCTGGCCGCGGTTGGCCTTGCCACCGGGGATGAAGCGTGTGGCCAGGCTGCCTTCCATGTTGTACACCTCGACGTGGCCCGCCACGCTCACGGCCACCCGGTCACCACCAGGCAGGGCGGTCACAGCGTGGCTGGCCTGGGAGAGGCTCAGGGACCGGCGCCACCTCACCTCGCCATTGGGGCTGATGAGATAGAGCCGGGAGGTGGCCGAGAAGGCCACAGCATCCTGCAGGGCGGCCACACTGCAGGGCGAGCAGCCCTCGGGGACAGGCACTGAGCCACGGTAGTCGCCGTTGAGGGAGAAACGTTTCAGCGCCCGGTTCTGCTCGTCAGCCACCAGGATCTCGCGGGGCCCAAAGGGGCAGAGCCCGGTGATACGGGGTGCACGCTTGTCTCCTGGCATGCGCGTGGGGAAGCTGCAGGAGAAGATGGGCCTGGGCAAGAGGCCGGAGCCTTCCAGGGCAGGCCCCAGGGCCGGGCTGGCCTCCCGGGACATGGACTTCAGCCTGTCCTTGAACTTGGCCTTCTTGTTGGATCTACTCCCCCGGGGCATCTGGGATCGACCTTCTTTGGGGGTCAGGGCCCTGTCCTCAGGGGGTGTTGGCGCCCTCCCTGCACTGGGCTTCTCCTTCGGGGTTCCCTCCGGCCTGGGGCTGGGTGGGTTTCTGACACTGGGTGAGCCTCGGTCGCTCTGGGGTTCTGGCTGGTCCAAAGAGAGCAACAGCAGCTGGCAGGTGGTGTCGGTGCTGAGCGCAGGATGCAGCTGCAGCTGGGGCAGCAAGTGGGGTGTCGGCTTAGCCCCCAGAGGGGTGTCCTGCAGCTGACGAAGCCTCTGGGATATGGCACCCTCCAGCGATAGGATCTCAGCCTCACGGCCCAGGCTGAGAACCCTGCG
Protein-coding sequences here:
- the TRIM56 gene encoding E3 ubiquitin-protein ligase TRIM56 encodes the protein MSSKAAPSLLETLSSDFLACKICLEQLQTPKTLPCLHTYCQGCLAQLAEDGRVRCPECREAVPLPPGGVAAFKTNFFVNGLLDLVMARAGDVARGKPACALCPLVGGGSTPGAPATARCLDCADDLCQACADGHRCTRQTHTHRVVDLVGYRAGWYDEEARERQAAQCPQHPGETLRFLCQPCAQLLCRECRLDSHLDHPCLPLAEAVQARKPALEQLLAGVDGTLTQLEAAQTQEKEALNRLREQSQQVGAQVEEATEGFLRALLVQKKEVLGQLRAHMEAAEEASRARFRELEDQAEAARAAAAFARRVLSLGREAEILSLEGAISQRLRQLQDTPLGAKPTPHLLPQLQLHPALSTDTTCQLLLLSLDQPEPQSDRGSPSVRNPPSPRPEGTPKEKPSAGRAPTPPEDRALTPKEGRSQMPRGSRSNKKAKFKDRLKSMSREASPALGPALEGSGLLPRPIFSCSFPTRMPGDKRAPRITGLCPFGPREILVADEQNRALKRFSLNGDYRGSVPVPEGCSPCSVAALQDAVAFSATSRLYLISPNGEVRWRRSLSLSQASHAVTALPGGDRVAVSVAGHVEVYNMEGSLATRFIPGGKANRGQRALVFLAATHQGHFVGSDWQQNSLVVCDGLGQVIGEYRGPSLHGCQPGSVSVDKKGYIFLTIREVNKVVVLDPQGVLLGDFLTAYHGLEKPRVTTMVDGRFLVVSLSNGTIHVFKVRAADS